CTCCTTTTTTAAGCCGGTTGGCCGATTTATTTTTATTTACTTTAGGACATTTTTTTTGTCAACCATATAAACCAATAAAAACAGCAACATTCCTTTTTAAGATAAACCATTCCTGAAATCCCTGCCAATTCATCTGACATCCTGTGACCATATTAATAACAAACTGAAATAATAAATTAAAAGCTTCAGGCATAATTCTGACACAGGCGAAAGAAAGAAGGTTTTTGCGGCGTTGCCGTTCAAGAAAAAAGTCAGGAAACTAAATATAGAACATTATAACTGTATTTAAACAATGTTAACAAGACCCATTTTCCATCAATATTGTTGAAATAAGGCAAAAGCAGGGTGGATGGCACTTTCCCGCGCACAGTCTGAATCAAGCAAGTGGTACGTGCAAGGACGTACGTATACTACAGAAAATCGTTAATTTTGCCCCCTTTCATGACTATACAAAGAATTCTGAGTCACCGACCACCGGCAAAGCCGGTGGCATGGAATTCTGAACCGCTCAAAGCGGTAAAAAATGGGGATCACCTAAAGGTGATTAATCAAACAGTCTTAACTGTTCAATTCTGCGGTCCTCATATTCTTGTTTTCTAATATACTCTCGAACCGCCAGCTCATCTTTGCCAACTGTCGAGACATAATAGCCT
Above is a genomic segment from Desulforegula conservatrix Mb1Pa containing:
- a CDS encoding transposase gives rise to the protein QVVGFIKGKSAISIARNYGGRKKNFTGQNFWARGYYVSTVGKDELAVREYIRKQEYEDRRIEQLRLFD